Part of the Zea mays cultivar B73 chromosome 4, Zm-B73-REFERENCE-NAM-5.0, whole genome shotgun sequence genome is shown below.
TTATAGGATATAAAACATAAAAAACATGTGTTCTATGGGATAAGTGGGTGTAGATAGACTTTTGGATGTCCTAGAGACAAATCGATGGTCACATTCTTAGGATTGTGGCAACTTTCTCTAGATTTACTTCAATTCCCTCCTAAGAAACCAAGTATTCCAATAGTTTTCTAGATGGCACACCAaaggtgcatttctatggattgagTTCGATACTGAATTTCCTTATATTTTCAAAGGTCTCTACCAGATAAGAGATTAAATCCTTTTTATCATGAGTCTTAATGacaacatcatccacataagcctTGATATTTCTACGGAGCTAAGAAGATATGCACTATTGAATCCCTCTTTGATATGTAGCCCTCGCGTGTTTTAGCCCAAAcgacatagtagtataacaatagacACAGAATGGGTTGGTGAGCATTGTTTTGATTTGATCTTATTCCTTCAATGGGATCTGATGATAACCAAATAATAGCCAAGAAAAGATAGTAGAACACATCAAAAGCTAGAGTCTATGGTTTGGTCAATCTGGAGTAGAGAAaaaggaacttttggacatgctttatttaaatcggtataatcaatgcacattctccactaTTTATTCTTTTATGGATAAGTATAGGGTTATCAACCCACTTAGGATGAATAACTTCTCTGATATACCATGTATCTAGGAGTCGAGTTATTTCGTTCTTCTTTACGTATTTTTTGTCTTGAGCAAAATGGCACAACTTCTGCTTGATAGGCCTTGCATTAGAACTAGCATTAAGAGTATTCTGAACCAATTCTCTTAGGACTTCTAGCATATCAGATGGCTTCTAGGAAAAGGTGTCTAGGAATGTGTTACTATTTGGATCTAGGTTGGTCCCGATGTGAGTGACATTAGATGAGTTGTTAGGGTCCAAGTGGATCTACTTGGTGAACAAGGACCTAGGCGACAGAGTTACTAGTCATGACTTCTTTAGGGGAGGTTCAAGATTTTCCTCATTTCCTTCTTCACGGTGATTATATCTCAGGGCTTCCTTCAGGTTGTCAAATTTGGTCTATATCACATGGGATTCAGTGAGGCTACATCCTTCTATGTCATAGATATATGACTGATTTAAACTATTATTGTTGCTTATTACCACATTGATACTCAGTATATTGAGAACCATGTATGTGTAGTGAGGGACAGCCCTAAACTTTTCAAGCCCTAGTCTTCTGATGATCGCATGGTGCATGGTTTTGACCCCACAAAAAGTAAATTTGTAGGTTAGGGTGGGGCCAGCGTGTCGCTATGTTGATGGCTTTGCTCTAGTCGAACCTAAGGAAGAGAGTTTAGACTGATTTAGAGAGAACTCCTATGTCCAATATGATGTTGAATTCTTTGTTACTTGCTTTTATGTGTTACAAGCTGGAGCGCTTGGTTCTCATGTTTGTGTAAGAAGTGTTACATGTTACAATCTAAGTTTGTGTGCCCCTACATGGTGGGCATTTCCCTTTATATAGTCGAGGAGCAAGGGACTTGTTACATGGACGTTTTTATGGGATGCATTACTCATGTTTTTGGATGTGTCGCTCTACTAGTACCTTCCTAAGGTATGTCATGATGAATATGTCTACTTCATCATCCTTGAATTGACCCCAACCATTCTTGAGCTGTCTACACCATGAGGGTGGTTGGGTCTTGTAGTTGTAGGTGTATGAGCTCCTATTGTGGGGTATGCCTCCGTGATCCGTGTAGATAGTTTGCCTTGTAGTTGCCCCTTCATACTTTAGTCTTGTATGTCTTTGCTGGCTTTCTTCCCCATGAGATGAAGTGGTTGGGTAAACAGTCCCTAGAGTCCTCTGTACTTTACCTGCCATTGTCTTGCGCTAGAGGCATGCACTAAATGGTCAAAGGATCCTAAACACCTTGGCTCTATATGCTTTACCTTTGGGCAGTGTGACGTGTGGAGGAAGCACAATTGTCCTATTCAAGCTCATGATTGATCAGATGAGAATGGACCAATCTAGGAGGATTTGGGATGGGGGACATTGGCCATACTTGAGTGCGATTTAGTTGTGGTGGCTTAGCTGGGTCTCACCTAGTGAGAGGGACCAGGTCGGGGGATTTCAGTCGAGTTCCTGTCATAGGGCCTAACTTGGTTGAGGTGACTTGGTCAGAGACGAGCTTTTTTTAGAGTTTGTTCCTATGGAAGCTTTTTATCCCTTCGAGTGGTTTATTTATGTTCACTTTAGGGTACTCCAATTATGGGTACACTACAGTATCCCTCGAGCCATTGGACGGGTTGTGAGATTCAATCAAGGATTTTTCCATGGGTCCTCGTAAATATTTGGCCTTTTTCTTCATAGACCAATGTTCCTTTATCTAGGTGAGTTCTTTTATGGGTATGTTTTTATCTAAAAATTCCTAACCTTTTTTAGAGGGCAGATTCATCGGGCGCAAGCACATTTGGTGCACGTAGCCCCTGAGCTCTTGAGTGATTTTGTAAAAATCAATGAGGGTTAAAAATATGCAACACTTTTATCTTCTCTAGAAGGTGGACTCGTCGGGCGTGCAGCACGTCCGATGGAAAAAGCACCCGAGCCCTGGGTGATCTTGTGAAAATTAGTTGGGGTTGAAACTAGTTATTTGTAATTGTGTTTGGTCATTTAGAGGGTGTGGTCTTTGAGCCCTCGAGTGGGTCTTTCTTTACCTTGTTAGGATGTGGTTATGCTTGTTAGACATTCCCTTTTGTGTTGGCTAGGTGTACCTAGCGCGTAGACCTATAGGCCCCTGAGTCATTATGTTGGATGATCGGAGGTCGTGACAACCTTATGGTCTAGCCCTTATGTTTTTGGTTGTCTGGTCGGTCGAGTGCCCTTGGTGAGATGGAGTAAACCCTAGAGCCCCATGAGCGGGCCTATTAATTGTGTCAGGGGTCGATTAATTGTAGGTCATCTGATGGATGTCTTCCTATAATATCCTATTAGATATGATCAAGTGTTACACTTTCCTGGTTGTTCCCATCAAACCTTCATCACATGTATCTTACATATTGTTGGATGAGGTGGACATGCTAACATTACCTAGAAGATGTGAACATCGTGTTCGTCGAGCTACGAGCGGGTAATTTGAGCTAGACAAAGATCCGACCGGTGGGGGATCGACCTTAGTATGAATCTTCACGCATTAGGTGCCTAACCACTAGGGACGTCTCGTTGGCATAATCATTCTTTACTCTATCCAGTTAGGACACATTTATTCAGGCGCGTAGACTTCATCCTAACATGTGGGTTGAGTTCCCCATAGATCGAGTCTAAGTCCTAGACTGAGTCCGGATTAGGCCCATAAGTCAGCATCTTTGAGATTGACGTGTCATGAGTACCCCTGGTATATATCCTTTACACATTGTAACATTTATTGTTACTTTTGTTATTATATAGTCTATGCTTAGTTTGCTTAGATGGTAGAAGTCAAGGCAATGATGGGGTTCTCATCTCTCATGTGATTCAAGCATGCTTGTCCACTAAGTAACACATATCAGAAACATGACCTAAAACTTGATCAAGAATGAAAATGAGATGATATCACATATTGCTTGTGTGCACCATTGTTTTACTCAGAGAGGGCTTGTGGTCTTTCGACATCACACCAATTGTCGCTTGGAGAAGGCTCAGGAGCTATCCACGAAGTCACTTAACCGAAAGCTTGGTTCTTGTAAGGGCATCCTTATGAGGGTATCCAACAAATACTACATGGAATCATGGAACTTCTCCAAGAGTTTGCATCTATGTTGCTCTTTAGCTTCTGCATTACTGCATGTATCTTGGATATGTGCTTTACATGTCTAGTTTAGTTGATTGTCTGTTTAAAAGGATTGGAATCTTGGTTGCATAACTCTTTCACGGTAGAGATAGAAACATACCTAGCAAAACCTTAGTTACACAATAGATAGTTTATTTATCACATAGGTTTTAACTAGATAAAAAAATAGAGAATAGTTAGAATTAGTTTttatctatctctctctctctctggcaTCTTAGTCCCTTCACTTCTAGATACGATTGAGTGACAAAACAATGACTCGTGGAAGATCGAGCTCCAATTGCTAATGGCTTATATTTATTTTAACCATGTTATGCTTGCCTATTTGCAAGAATCACACTACATTCTCGTACAAAATTGTCTTTGTGAAAAACCAAATATGATCCTTACTAATGaaccaaatgcatatttcttgtaTCTATATTGGGCAAATCCTATTGAGTACAATTGAGTACTCAATGTGTAATTTTTTTAAATCTTTCAAATACAATAGACCCAAATTATGGTTTCTTCTACGCACCTAAGTTCTCTGATGATCAAAAACCGTAGAGAAGTTGTGGTTGGGTGGATGCATGGAATGGCGCATCCATGTGATCTACCAAAACTATGTTGTTTTGTTAAAAACTTCCACTCATAACTCGTGATGATGTGTTTAATGACTAAATGGAAACAAATTTGTTGCAAACTTAATGTTCTACTTTAATATGATGTGAACTTGATATATGTTGTAATGATCTTTTTACATCCGCGTGATCCTAGATTGACAttgatttaggccttgttcgtttctatcggattgcacccggaatcgttccagctaatcaaagtttatataaattagagaagcaatccggttaggaatcgttccgacccaccaatccggcacaaacgaacaaggccttagtatACCTTATAGGGGGTTTGCTGAGATGACCGATTAAAACTATTATCTAACTATGATAATAAAAAAGACTATTACTTAGTTTGATAATCTATTAAAAAAAGATACGATGCTGACACATGTATTCTCCACGGACACACTCCATCCAACCAACGGTGCTCTCTGCCATGGTAGACAAGGAAGGGGTAGAGGGTTGGGTGGTGGGCCTGGTGGGTACATCTTACACCTGGTGATGGGAGGAGCCGCACAAGGTGGCTAGGTTGTGGACATGGTTGAGAAGATAAATGAAATCCCAAATTTGACGACAAGCACGCCCGAACTTGAATTGGTATTTGCTGGATTCTTAGCAAGGTTTTAAAGTCGGCTAGTCAACTTTAGTCACCTAAGCATCGATAaggtgactaatcgcgattagtcgtcgATTTGCTCCATTTGTCGAGCCTAGTCGACTCCTAGTCGTCCTATAGTCGTCCACCTATAACAGGACCATGTGTGTGTATATAGTTGTAGCTGCCTAGCAGGACTGCATGAACTGTACCAGTGCCACTGCCATCATTCTAGGGCTGGGGCAACACAGATTATGGGAAGATGACTTCAACATTATTATGTCGCCTCTTATTCTCATATGTAGTGGCTAGTGGCACAACAATCAAGTGAAGCACAACTCAAGAGAAGGCCAAGGCGGGCACAATACTGCTCAGTTAGTGAACAGAGAACACTGAACAACCAAAATATCAGAGCAATTACCGTCTGAAGAGGTCCTCATCTCAATCTCTGAATTCTAAACAGATGAGTGGTTGCCTACTCGCCTGTTCAGCCACTGAATAGACAACAGACGAGGACGGGAGCGCGTTGGAGGGGATCCTCTGCAGATTACAGTCGTCGTGTGATGGAGGGAGCGCAGCTACTGCTCGAGCAAAGGGCCACCAAAGCACAACAGGGCGACATGAGAGGGGGAGCGGCGACGATGGGTAAGGGACTACGACGCTAGAGAAGGGGTGGCTGAGCTGGGGAAGAGCGCACGCTCAGCGTACCGTATTGGTATAAGCAGAGGCATAGGGCAAAACATCGTTTGTGTTGGGTACATGGTGGGCCGACCCACATAATAGAGGCCGAATTAGTGGCCCAAAACAGGCATAACTAGTCAACCATAACCCCTAGTCGGACgagtaatcgcgattagtcggcgaCTAGGATGACTAATCGCTATCTAGTCGCTCTAGTCGAGTCGGAGACCCTAATCGAGCTCGGACTAGCGATAAGGCCGACTAATCGCaactaatcacgattagtcgaaTGACTTTAAAACCTTGATTCCTAATAATTTCGTCGGCATCCAAACAACATATTTGGTATTGTAACTCATTATAGAAACCAATATGATTTGATATTGGTAACCAATCCTATTCCAACAAATCAATATCTACATCCAAACATATCATAAAAAGATGGTAGCAATTTTTTAAATATCATACCAAACAAATAACTATAAAAGGAAAATGTTGCATCTTTTTTCCATAAACTTGCTCAAACTTAGCTTAACAAAACCAAAACACCTTAAATTTTGAAGATAAAGTGCTAAACTGGACTACACGACACACTTTCAGCTGCTTCTCCAATGTGCTGTGGGGATACATCAATTTTACTAGAGCAAATAAGTTCAAAGAATCCATATGAAACCACCTTACATTCCAACCATCAGTTCAAACATCTGATAAATTCTTCTAGAACACATCAGAGCTCTAGAAACTTCTAAGAAATGGCTTGCAAGAAAAATGAATAATTCTTCTGCAGTCATCATTTTACACTCATAGCGACATGATGCTATACACTGGTTACCGGGGCTAGTTTTTCTTAGTAGGTCAAAATCTacataaggccttgttcggttattcccattaCATATGAATTGGATATGACTGGAAAAAAataagaagtttgacttgcttgGAATTTAATCACACCTAATCACacttaatccacatggattgagagcgaaCCGAAGAAGCCTAAGTTAGCTGATTAGGTTCAAACTAGGGAACAGAATATGTGGGCTATTTTTTCTCTCTTTGAGATCTTAAATTCTGGCCTAGTGCAGTGGCAGGTGCTAGGTCACGGGTTCAAAGCAGTGTCTCCGCATTTGTGAAGGAAAGAATTCCTCAGTTTGTCCCTTCTCGGTGTGGGTGCCTCCGGCACTAGGTCTGCCAAAAGCctaagggttgatttggtgacccgggatcatgggaggatcggaggggattgagggggaaattaatTTACTTTCcccttaatcccctccaatcctctcgggatccccttgtcaccaaatcaaccctaaaAGCCCATGATCATCTCTTTTTCTTGCTTTCATTAGGTCTGATCATCTGCACAGGTGCAGCTGGAATGCGAGCCCACCACTCTCTAATTCGCCTGCGGAATTTTTCAGTGTTCTGTTTCCTTAGGGGCATCTCCCTTGTGTACATTTCCAGGACTAACATCTGTATCAGAGGCCTGGAAGGTAGGAAGACAAGAAATGCAGCTGCGACAATAAGTACAGCTGCAACTACTTCAGTGGCCTGCATAGGCAGAAGATGGTATTAGCATTTGCCAAGATGGAAATCACTTGTACAATTCAAGTCTTACCCTGATTTATAATTCTGCGCAATAAATAACATGTGATGCTGCAAAGGCGTAAATACATGTTGGGGTACAGAATCAGAACTAAGATCTGAGAATTTCTAAAGAAACATTCATCACCATGCCTTAGCTTGTAAAGGGCGTACCCAGTGCCGTAGGCTTCCCACACTGTGCGGGGTCTGGGGAAGGGTATCTTTAAGCGCCAagccttacccgcataatatgcagaggctgggGCTCGAACCCGGGACCTTCTGGTTACAGACGGTAGGCTCTACCGCTGCACCAGGCCCGCCCTTCATGCCTTAGCTTGTAAAGTAAAATTTTAATTAGGAATATCAAGAGATTGTTTATATATATTAGCTTGTGCCAAAACAGACTAACACCCTGGTCATTATCAAGATATTAAAAGCCAGAGATGTCAAACAGCAAAGGTCAAAAGACAAACCTTAGGAACACAGGCAAACAAGACAGATCTGAACTTCAGAAGAGTAATATTTGCAGACTGTAGAAAATTTTCTAACTTGGATATAGCCTCCTGCAATGTCAAAATCTGCTCAACGGCATTTTTACTTGGAGGAGGTTTCACTTCAAGCACTTCCAACAATTTTCCGTCTCCAATATACTTATGCCAAAGCATGATAATAGCAAAAGTTAAGAAAACAAAGGGTGCGATGTAACTGATGAGACCCCTGTGAAACCAAAAAGGGAAAAGCCAAATTAATGTGTATAAGCATATTTGATAATATCTGACAACAACAATGAAATTTTACCTTTGAATAGCATACAACATAAAAGCTAAGAATAGAAGTGATTTCAAAGGATCTTCCCATTGGCTGAGAGAGTAAACAATCTTGCCTGCTTGAATTAAAGGGAAGAGTAACTCCTGCAATGTAAGGCAATCCATCAGAATGCAAATCACCTTGCTACCCAAGTATCATTTGAGAAATAAGCTTCGGTAATATGAAATGCCAAGAAACTCCACTAAAGAACTAATATAAAGCATGATCGCATAAAAGTATTGCCTGCATCCAAATCAACAAGTTTTGTAATTGAATCCTTGGCAACAAAGAAGCTTATTTACTTCCTGTTGCATGTACCAAAAAAGGAAGATCTAAACAAACCTGCATGAGGGCAAGATTTGCATCAACGCCTTCTACCTTTACTTGATCAACTGTAGCACGTGCTGACTCTATTCTCTCAGAGTAACAAATTGACTCTTCTAGGGCAGCCTCCAAAGATTTTGTTACACCAAAGCAAACAGCACAAAAGCTCATTTCCTTTTCAGATTTATCGTTTGTCTTCAGCAGAAGAAAACCCATTCTAGAGagagcatacaaagaaaatgGTATAGAATGGTTCTCCGACATTCTATCGACTGCAGAATCAATTGCCAAATGTCTCAATGAAGAGTCCAAGAGTTGGAAATAATTGTTATACAGTGCTTCTAAGACCATATCTCCTTTCGGAAGCTTTTCTGCTAAGCTAAAAGTAAGTGTTGTCTTAAAGTGAGAAGGAGCAATATGAAAAGCTTCTTTGACAGCAGAGTATCTCAAAATGCCTAGGATAGCTTTTGAGAGTGCTTCTGCTTTCTGAACATCTCCAAGATTGAACTTCCTAATAAATCTGTTCACCTGCAATACTTCACGGGTGATTGCTAACCAATAGTCTCTTCGTGAAGGGCCTCCTAATTCAAAGAAATCGAAATAAATTGGTTCTGTCCTGTAACATAAGACAATGTTAGTTTTGAAGGCAATTCATTGAATTACAACTGCAGAGTTCAAGAAAATAGGTATTGGAGAATGCTTTGTCCTTTCAATACTTACAAAGTGCTTGATTTGTACATCACAGCTTTATCAAAGAGGCGGACACCCAGTGGTCCAGTCAAATCACGCTTAATCACTTGATTTGAATCTGTTGATAGGTCGTATTTAACAATCTTATCACCATATCCCACTCTAATACTCTGAAAATAAAGAGCATGTGTTGTGAGGACCAATCTTCCTGCCAAAAAGAATTAACATATTAATTGCTTTCCAAAGTGAAGCATGTCTGCCAGTTGAGAATTTGTATCGAAATTAATCAGTTCACCTGGCCATGCTGATATTCCAATATGTTGCAGTACCGGTTGAATGGGCTTGTCTCCATCAATAGCTAATATGCATTCTCCAGCATCAAGATGAAAACTTGAGGCAAGTGATGATTGCATGATACCTTTCACAGACCTCAATTCCCTGTAAATAGCAATACAGCATAATGATGCTCTTAGTACCTCTCATTGGATCAATCATAACATCATGAGCTACTAAAGATCCACGACTCCCTATTTCTCCTAATTTCTTCTATCACATAAATCTCCTGAATTCCAGAT
Proteins encoded:
- the LOC100383632 gene encoding uncharacterized protein isoform X1, which codes for MILALSIENLQRSFETDFPHSCNEANTYARDLLEYCCHKALHEVTTRPDYLADKNLRRLMFDMMLAWETPGAQDVSVDNGSIVRDSLEIEDEDEGSIFYANSTRLAAQVDDKKTVGLSAFARIAPSCPIIADLVTVRNLFDALTSSSGGRLHFLVYDKYLKSLDRELRSVKGIMQSSLASSFHLDAGECILAIDGDKPIQPVLQHIGISAWPGRLVLTTHALYFQSIRVGYGDKIVKYDLSTDSNQVIKRDLTGPLGVRLFDKAVMYKSSTLTEPIYFDFFELGGPSRRDYWLAITREVLQVNRFIRKFNLGDVQKAEALSKAILGILRYSAVKEAFHIAPSHFKTTLTFSLAEKLPKGDMVLEALYNNYFQLLDSSLRHLAIDSAVDRMSENHSIPFSLYALSRMGFLLLKTNDKSEKEMSFCAVCFGVTKSLEAALEESICYSERIESARATVDQVKVEGVDANLALMQELLFPLIQAGKIVYSLSQWEDPLKSLLFLAFMLYAIQRGLISYIAPFVFLTFAIIMLWHKYIGDGKLLEVLEVKPPPSKNAVEQILTLQEAISKLENFLQSANITLLKFRSVLFACVPKATEVVAAVLIVAAAFLVFLPSRPLIQMLVLEMYTREMPLRKQNTEKFRRRIREWWARIPAAPVQMIRPNESKKKR
- the LOC100383632 gene encoding uncharacterized protein LOC100383632; this translates as MGIVEAWMREKPIRTFLARLAQRRAAAAAAFLASPSATTVIDGEGGSDGSIPQLSSVANSVVSRCSRILALSIENLQRSFETDFPHSCNEANTYARDLLEYCCHKALHEVTTRPDYLADKNLRRLMFDMMLAWETPGAQDVSVDNGSIVRDSLEIEDEDEGSIFYANSTRLAAQVDDKKTVGLSAFARIAPSCPIIADLVTVRNLFDALTSSSGGRLHFLVYDKYLKSLDRELRSVKGIMQSSLASSFHLDAGECILAIDGDKPIQPVLQHIGISAWPGRLVLTTHALYFQSIRVGYGDKIVKYDLSTDSNQVIKRDLTGPLGVRLFDKAVMYKSSTLTEPIYFDFFELGGPSRRDYWLAITREVLQVNRFIRKFNLGDVQKAEALSKAILGILRYSAVKEAFHIAPSHFKTTLTFSLAEKLPKGDMVLEALYNNYFQLLDSSLRHLAIDSAVDRMSENHSIPFSLYALSRMGFLLLKTNDKSEKEMSFCAVCFGVTKSLEAALEESICYSERIESARATVDQVKVEGVDANLALMQELLFPLIQAGKIVYSLSQWEDPLKSLLFLAFMLYAIQRGLISYIAPFVFLTFAIIMLWHKYIGDGKLLEVLEVKPPPSKNAVEQILTLQEAISKLENFLQSANITLLKFRSVLFACVPKATEVVAAVLIVAAAFLVFLPSRPLIQMLVLEMYTREMPLRKQNTEKFRRRIREWWARIPAAPVQMIRPNESKKKR